TGATAATTTTCATTTACTCTTTCAATAGCTAATAAATTGGTACAGGCTACATAAATACCGTCATTCTTTTCAAAATCAAATAAAAGACTTTGCATAAATTGATGCGTATCGATAATTCCCGTTGACGGAGACAATAGTGCCTTTGTAGCACGTATATTCGGCTCTAATTGCTTTGCTTGATTGGCCGTTTGCCATGCAAGGTCATCTACATTATTTTTACGGGCTTGTTGCCATACTTTTGCTAATACCGCTTCTTCGTTTTTCCCTGTTGCTACAAGTAATTTTCCCACACGTTTTACAGGCACACAAAAGCGATCACAGTGTTCGTATAATAAATGCTTACCCTCAACGCAAAGTTTTGCTTTTAAACTATCTTCAGGATAGTAAATGCCTGCATGGATCACTTCACTATTTCTGCTACTAGTTTCTTCACCAAATGATGTGTTTTTTTCAATAAGCAACACATGTTTAAACCGTTGACTAAGTTCCCTAGCAATCGCTAAACCTACCACGCCAGCACCGATAATCACCGCATCAAATCTTTCCATAAACTCAGCTCTGTCACTTATTTTATTATTGCTAGCTATTCCCTTATTTTAGTTTAAGTTCTACTAAAAATTCAGTTAATATGAATATCGCACCGCAATGTTTAAGCCGTAAGCTATGGCAGAACACACATTAAACGAGAAAATCATGTATAAATTATTCTTTGGGGCTATGTTACTATTCGCTAGCCACTCTAGTTATGCCTTAGGTAAGCTAGGACATCAGCTAGTATGTCAGCTTGCATATGAGCAACTTTCCACATCGACACAACATTCTGTCACAGCATTATTAGACCAAGTATCAAAGCAAGATCGATTAGCTATTAATCAATACCTAAGAAAAAAGAACGATACACCTTTAACATTTGCTAACGCCTGTACTTGGGCCGATGCCATTAAGCGTTTGCCTGAATATGATAAATATAAATCTTGGCACTATATTAACGTCGCCAGAAACAGCAAAGAAATTACCAAAAGCACCTGTCAAAAAAACTGCATAACGCGTGCAATTAAGATCCACAGCGAATTATTAATGGCTCATAAAACCAATGAGCAAAGTGCGAAAGCGCTAATGTTTTTAGGACACTGGTTAGGTGATATCCATCAACCTTTTCATGTCAGCTTTGCGAGTGATTTAGGCGGAAATCGTATAAAAGTTACGCCATTTAAAGGCAGATGCAATAACATACATTGGTATTGGGATGAGTGTCTGTTGTATCCGTCGCCACGCTCTAAAAAAGCACTAACAACATACTGGTTAAGTCGCCTTAACACGCTTATGCCAAACAACATAAAAAAGCAATGGCAACTATCAAACGAATTCGACTGGGCCAATGAATCATTAGCCATAGTGACCAGTAAAGAAATTGGCTATTGTCAGTTTCATGATGGGCATTGCCAACAGAATAACAATGTACCTTTTGTGATCACTGAACAATATCATTTAGCTCAACAGCAACAGTTAGCAACACGTATGGCGCAGGCAGCGACACGCTTAGCTGCACGACTAACTGATGTACTTAACACAAAAAACAGTTGATTTTTTAACCACTTCACACATACTAGATCGACGTTAATTCTGTCAATTACAGGGATGTTTATGCTTACACAACTTGAACAAAGTAAACAACGTTGGGGCGGACAAAATCAAACCATTGATAATTGGCTGCAGGAACGTCAAGCAGTGCTAGTGGCGTACTGTGATCTAATAGATTTGCAAAATAGTGATTCTATCGCGCAGAAAACACCGGAAAAAAGAAAAATTCAACGCTTTTGTCAATTATTGATGGACTACATATCAGCCAGTCACTTTGAAATTTTTCATGATGTGATAGAGCAATGCCAAAAAAAAGGGCCTGCAGATAAACAGAAAGCCGAAAAAATTTTTCCTACACTGAATAAATCGACAGACTTAGCACTTGCCTTTAATGATCAGTTTGCAGAAGCAACAAACATTAAATTGCCTGATAACTTTGATTTGCAACTTTCTACATTAGGTAGAGCGATGGAAGACAGGTTTAATCAAGAAGATCAATTACTCGCAATGCTGCATCGGTATTAGCTTTCAACGATTAGGGCATGTTTAATAGCAATTGAATTAAAAATTCGATCCACTTAGCACTTCATTAGCGCGCTTAGAACAAGTTGAATAATTATTGACAAAAACTAAAAAGCTTGGCGTTTGCCAAGCTTTTTTATCACTAACTTACTTTGACTTAGTGATCGTGGCCGTGACCTTCGCCACTTTCTGCATTTGCTTCTTTTTCTGCAGCCGCTTCTTCTGCTGTTTTAAAGTCGATTAATTCAACAACAAAATTAAGTACTGAGTTAGCAGGAATTTGAGGGGGTCTACCTTGAGGTCCATAGGCCAATTCACTTGGAATCGTAAAGTTATATTTAGCGCCTTTAGACATTAATTGAACACCTTCTGTCCAGCCAGGGATAACGCCGTTTAATGGAAACTCAATCGGCGCATTACGTTTGTATGAACTGTCAAATTCAGTACCGTCCATTAACGTACCTTGATAATGCACTTTTACCACATCTGTTGCGTTCGGTTTATCGCCTTCACCTTCCTCAACAACTTTGTACTGTAATCCAGACTCAGTCACTACTACGCCTTCTTTTTCTGCGTTTTCAGCTAAGTACGCTGCGCCTTTTTCTAGTGCTTCACTTGCTTGCTTTTCAGTAACGGCTTGTTGTTTTTCACGCATCGTTTTTTCTAGGTTCATCATTAACGCTTGAACTTCTTCTTGTTCAATTGCTGACTTACCAGCAAGGCTATCTTCTATGCCACGTAAAATTAACGATTGATCTAACGTTAACCCTAACGTTTCTTGTTGTTCTAAATTTCGCTGAGTGAACATACCAATTGAGGTACCTAACGCATAAGCTTGTTTTTGCACTTCAGTATCTAATACGACTGGTGCTTGCTCTTCTTTTTTCGCTTCTTGACACCCTACCACTGAAATTAACGCCAGTGCTACAACCGTAGGTTTAAATAGTTTCATTGAATTCTCCATTGATGCGGTTCAAATTAATATACAACCGCAATTATTGCTGTGACATACACATACGTTAAAAAAGAACATATACTAACGATAAATGCAGGTAGAAAAAAGCCCTTAATGAATATAGCCAAATTCTCAATACTATATATGCTGTTATTCGCGCTACTTTTAGCCGGATGCCAACCCGCTAGCGATGAGCCTATCCAACGATGGCAGCACGCAGCTAATGGTGCTTATGCGGCTAATATTTCAGATGACGCAAGCCTGAGTGCCGTCAGTTCAGTGCATCATGGCATTAGTTTATGGGACTTGAAAAACAACGCATTACTTTTTCAATGGTCACAACAACAAGACTCAGCCGACAACTTAGTGCTATCGTTAGATATTGCCCACGATAATAGTCATGTATTAACCGCAAGCCGACAAAATTTCTCGTTATGGAAGGTAAAATCAGGTAAGTCACATGGTTTCTGGCAAATAGATGGTTCCACCATTCGTGATGTTGCTTTATCAAATAATGGTAAAAATATCTTAATTGGAAAAAGCGATGGAACCGTGGTTCATTTTACGCCATCAACAGGTCGCCGCATTGAGTTTCTAGGCCACCAAGAGAAAGTAAATACGGTTGATATGTTACCAAACGGACGTATTGCTTTATCCGGTTCGAATGATTTTGTCGCTTATGTATGGGATACCCAAACTGGACAAGTTATTTACCGTTTTAATCATCCAAGCCGTGTCACTATGGTAGCCATTGACCCATATGGTCGTTACGCTTTTACCGCTGATAGTAAAAAATCAGCCAATCTATGGAACCTTAAAACAGGTAAGCTTATTAGCCAATTACAATATTCAAATAGACAAGAAGTATTTAGCACCGTGCAATTTTCAAAAGATGGTCATTTACTCGTTACTGGCGCTCCGTCACGCAAGGTAAGTATTTGGCGTATAAAAGACGGTGAACGCATAACAAGTTGGCGTGTAACACCAAAAGAAGATAATTATCCGGCTAGTGCCGTTGTGTACAGTGTCGCATTTAGCGATAATAACCATATTATCACCGAATCATCTTCAGGATATGCAGAATTATGGCAAGCCCAGTAGCAGAAGATATAATCAAACAATTAGAACAGAGCATTGAAGCGCTAGAGTCTCGCAATGCTTTTCAAGACGATGTTATAGAACAACTAAGCCAAGAGCTTACCGTGCATCAAGAAGAACTGTCAGCGTTAAAAGAGCAAATAAAGCTTTTAATTAACCGCGTTAAGCATCAACAAGCGCCAACACTGATGAGCCTAGAGGATGAGCCACCGCCCCCTCATTATTAAAGCGATACAGGCTCAACTTTTACACTAGGGCTTAAAAACACCGATGACCTGTTCATTGTTTCTGGTGTCTTTTTCGACGTGTTCTTCAGGTTGACTCATTTGATAGCCACACTTAACACAAGAAACTTTTTCCACATCATGCTCTTTAAACAACGCCATGGTATCTAAGGCATGACATTTGGGACAACTGGCACCCGCTATAAACCTTTTTTTACTCATCTTTCTTTTCACGATTGAGGTAAATTACCTATATTTTACCTTGAATTACACCTACAGGAAAAGCGACAATACGCGGGTTATTCAATAATTAGGTTGTATCATGATCACAGCGATAGAGTTAAGCTTGCACCGAGGGGTAAAAAGTTTAATTGAATCATCAAGTTTTACCATTCATCCAAACCATAAAGTTGGCTTGGTTGGCGCAAATGGCTGTGGTAAATCATCACTTTTTTCAGCCTTTTTAGGCAAGCTTTCACCAGACGCTGGCGACTTAAGCGTTCCTAGTCAATGGAAAATTGCCACGGTAAAACAAGAAACCCCGGCGTTAGATTGTTCAGCATTAGAATATGTTATTGATGGAGACACCGAGTACCGAGCCTTTGAAGCGGAGCTTAATTCAGCGCGCGAGCATAACGATGGCAATAAAGAAGCGACCATTATTAATCAAATTGATAGTATCGGCGGTTACAGTTTACCGGCTCGTGCTGGTGAGCTACTTCACGGTTTAGGCTTTTTACCCGAGCAACTCGCACTGCCAGTTAAAGAGTTTTCTGGTGGTTGGCGAATGCGCTTAAACTTAGCTCAAGCCCTTATTAGCCGTTGTGACTTGTTACTACTTGATGAACCTACCAACCATTTAGACTTAGATGCCGTTATTTGGCTGCAAAATTGGTTAAAGCGATTTGATGGTACCTTGATACTTATTTCCCATGATCGCGACTTCTTAGACGATGTTATTGGGCAAATACTGCACATCGAGCGTCAAAAAGCCAAATTGTACTCAGGTAATTACACCGCTTTTGAACGCCAGCGTGCTGAACAACTCGCTCAACAAGATGCACAATTTCAAAAGCAACAAAAAGAAGTGGAACACCTAACCGCCTTTGTCGATCGTTTTCGTGCTAAGGCAAGTAAAGCAAAACAAGCACAAAGCCGTTTAAAGCGATTACAAAAGCTGCCTGATTTAGCACCCGCACATGTCGATACGCCTTTTAGCTTTAGCTTCAAAAAACCTGACTATATGCCCTATCCACTGCTATCTATTGAGAAGGCAGCGTGTGGCTATGACCAAAATACAATTATTCTTAACGATACGAATATTTCCTTAGTACCTGGTAGTCGAATTGGCTTATTAGGTCGTAACGGTGCAGGTAAGTCGACACTAATTAAATCATTAGCTGGTGATATTGCCTTAGTAAGTGGTGAAAGATATCGTGCTCAAGAGTTACGTATTGGTTATTTCTCGCAACACCAGCTTGAACAACTTCATATGTCTTCTACCGCAATAGAACACATATTACGGGCTAAACCCACCATGACTGATTTAGAGGCCAGAGGTTATCTTGGTCGATTTGGTTTTAGTGGTGACCAAGCACTTGCTGTTGTTAACACCATGTCTGGTGGAGAAAAAGCACGCCTTGTACTGGCGCTTATTGTACTTGAAAAACCGCAATTATTATTGCTGGATGAGCCGACTAACCATTTAGATTTAGAAATGCGACAAGCATTAGTACTCGCATTACAGGATTTTGATGGTGCTATCATTCTTATTGCCCATGATCGTTATTTGCTTGAGTCTTGTGTTGATGAGTTTTATTTAGTTGCTGACGGTAAGGTCACTGAATTTAATGGCGATATTGACGATTATCAAAAATGGTTAACTGATGATAAAAAAACCAATACCAAAACGGCAAAAAGCGAAGCTACCTTCGATAAAAAACAACATAGACAACAACAGGCTGAGTTACGAAAAAAAGCCGCCCCACTTAAAAAGCAAGCACAAACACTTGAAAATAGACTTAGTAACACACAAAACCAATTAGACGATGTAGAGGCAATTCTTGCCGAGAGCGATATTTATCAACCTGAAAATAAACAAAAACTTACAAAACTATTAAAAGAACAAAGTCAGTTAAAGGCTAATATTGAACATTGTGAAATGGAATGGTTAACCCTTGAAGAAGAAATTGAAAAAATAATGGCTGAGCAATAAGCCATCTTAAAAATACATTGCTACACTTACTAGAGTACGTTGAGCCTTGCCGTTACATTTCCGCTCAAGTTAAACACGCTCTGAATAATAACAAACCAGAAAGGATGTTCTATGAAAAAATTTATGTCATTAGTCACAGTCATGATAATTGCTTGTAGTACAAGCTTTAGTGCCAACTCAGCAGATTTAGAAAAAGGTATTTTCGAATTGAACCGCGGCGAATTTAAACGCGCAATGGAAGAGTTTAAACCTTTGGTGGAAACAGGTTACGCACCAGCACAATATCAGATGGCATTGATTTATCAAAACGGTTGGGGATTACCAAAAAACAAAGAAAAAGCACTCGAATTAATGTCAATGGCCGCAGAGCAAAACTATGCGGATGCGCTTTTTTCACTATCGGTAATTTATTCCGAAGGTGAAGTAGTCGAAAAAGATCTAAAGAAGGCATTTCAACTGATGGAAAAAGCCGCTAAAAAAGACATCCCTAGCGCGCAATTTAATGTTGGCGTAATGTACGCTAACGGAACCGGTGTTAATAAAGATTTCTATCAAGCTGCCCAGTGGTATAAAAAAGCAGCGCGGCAAAACTATGTGCTCGCTCAGTTTA
The Thalassotalea hakodatensis genome window above contains:
- a CDS encoding ATP-binding cassette domain-containing protein, encoding MITAIELSLHRGVKSLIESSSFTIHPNHKVGLVGANGCGKSSLFSAFLGKLSPDAGDLSVPSQWKIATVKQETPALDCSALEYVIDGDTEYRAFEAELNSAREHNDGNKEATIINQIDSIGGYSLPARAGELLHGLGFLPEQLALPVKEFSGGWRMRLNLAQALISRCDLLLLDEPTNHLDLDAVIWLQNWLKRFDGTLILISHDRDFLDDVIGQILHIERQKAKLYSGNYTAFERQRAEQLAQQDAQFQKQQKEVEHLTAFVDRFRAKASKAKQAQSRLKRLQKLPDLAPAHVDTPFSFSFKKPDYMPYPLLSIEKAACGYDQNTIILNDTNISLVPGSRIGLLGRNGAGKSTLIKSLAGDIALVSGERYRAQELRIGYFSQHQLEQLHMSSTAIEHILRAKPTMTDLEARGYLGRFGFSGDQALAVVNTMSGGEKARLVLALIVLEKPQLLLLDEPTNHLDLEMRQALVLALQDFDGAIILIAHDRYLLESCVDEFYLVADGKVTEFNGDIDDYQKWLTDDKKTNTKTAKSEATFDKKQHRQQQAELRKKAAPLKKQAQTLENRLSNTQNQLDDVEAILAESDIYQPENKQKLTKLLKEQSQLKANIEHCEMEWLTLEEEIEKIMAEQ
- a CDS encoding SlyX family protein is translated as MASPVAEDIIKQLEQSIEALESRNAFQDDVIEQLSQELTVHQEELSALKEQIKLLINRVKHQQAPTLMSLEDEPPPPHY
- a CDS encoding WD40 repeat domain-containing protein, encoding MNIAKFSILYMLLFALLLAGCQPASDEPIQRWQHAANGAYAANISDDASLSAVSSVHHGISLWDLKNNALLFQWSQQQDSADNLVLSLDIAHDNSHVLTASRQNFSLWKVKSGKSHGFWQIDGSTIRDVALSNNGKNILIGKSDGTVVHFTPSTGRRIEFLGHQEKVNTVDMLPNGRIALSGSNDFVAYVWDTQTGQVIYRFNHPSRVTMVAIDPYGRYAFTADSKKSANLWNLKTGKLISQLQYSNRQEVFSTVQFSKDGHLLVTGAPSRKVSIWRIKDGERITSWRVTPKEDNYPASAVVYSVAFSDNNHIITESSSGYAELWQAQ
- the rsd gene encoding sigma D regulator, which encodes MLTQLEQSKQRWGGQNQTIDNWLQERQAVLVAYCDLIDLQNSDSIAQKTPEKRKIQRFCQLLMDYISASHFEIFHDVIEQCQKKGPADKQKAEKIFPTLNKSTDLALAFNDQFAEATNIKLPDNFDLQLSTLGRAMEDRFNQEDQLLAMLHRY
- a CDS encoding YheV family putative zinc ribbon protein yields the protein MSKKRFIAGASCPKCHALDTMALFKEHDVEKVSCVKCGYQMSQPEEHVEKDTRNNEQVIGVFKP
- a CDS encoding S1/P1 nuclease, giving the protein MYKLFFGAMLLFASHSSYALGKLGHQLVCQLAYEQLSTSTQHSVTALLDQVSKQDRLAINQYLRKKNDTPLTFANACTWADAIKRLPEYDKYKSWHYINVARNSKEITKSTCQKNCITRAIKIHSELLMAHKTNEQSAKALMFLGHWLGDIHQPFHVSFASDLGGNRIKVTPFKGRCNNIHWYWDECLLYPSPRSKKALTTYWLSRLNTLMPNNIKKQWQLSNEFDWANESLAIVTSKEIGYCQFHDGHCQQNNNVPFVITEQYHLAQQQQLATRMAQAATRLAARLTDVLNTKNS
- the fkpA gene encoding FKBP-type peptidyl-prolyl cis-trans isomerase yields the protein MKLFKPTVVALALISVVGCQEAKKEEQAPVVLDTEVQKQAYALGTSIGMFTQRNLEQQETLGLTLDQSLILRGIEDSLAGKSAIEQEEVQALMMNLEKTMREKQQAVTEKQASEALEKGAAYLAENAEKEGVVVTESGLQYKVVEEGEGDKPNATDVVKVHYQGTLMDGTEFDSSYKRNAPIEFPLNGVIPGWTEGVQLMSKGAKYNFTIPSELAYGPQGRPPQIPANSVLNFVVELIDFKTAEEAAAEKEANAESGEGHGHDH
- a CDS encoding tetratricopeptide repeat protein, translated to MKKFMSLVTVMIIACSTSFSANSADLEKGIFELNRGEFKRAMEEFKPLVETGYAPAQYQMALIYQNGWGLPKNKEKALELMSMAAEQNYADALFSLSVIYSEGEVVEKDLKKAFQLMEKAAKKDIPSAQFNVGVMYANGTGVNKDFYQAAQWYKKAARQNYVLAQFNLAGLYFEGDGVEQSLEQSYLWNYIAAKSGYVPAQKSRDIDEHKLSVKQIQETREKAEALYANLVEQQELKVKAREASNQLFN